The window GGTATGGGACACTTCGTGCACTTAGGCAGAAGAAATATCGACATTACGTTAATAGTACATGACAACGGAGTTTACGGACTAACAAAAGGACAAGCTGCACCAACTTTAGAGAGAGGAATTAAGACTAAGTCACTACCAAAGCCCAATATAAATGACGCAGTAAACCCACTAGCCGTAGCTCTTTCTGCAGGTTATACTTTTATAGCCAGAGCTTACGCTTATGACGTCATACATCTAAAGGAAGTTATAAAAAGAGCTATAAAGCATAAAGGCAGTGCAATAATAGATGTATTTCAACCTTGCCCAACCTATAACGATATAAACACCAAGGAGTGGTATGATAAGAGAGTTTATAAGCTAGACAAAGACCCAACATGGGATCCTGTGGTAAGAAAAGAAGAAGAAAAACAGAGTAAGTTCGAAAAAGCCCTGTTAAAAAGTATGGAATTTGGAGAAAAAATACCTATAGGAGTCTTTTACGAGAATGAATTAGTACCAACATTTGAAGAAAGACTTGAAAGTAACATCCCTAACTATAGGGAATTCCACCCAGCGGCTCAACCAATCG is drawn from Sulfolobus acidocaldarius SUSAZ and contains these coding sequences:
- a CDS encoding 2-oxoacid ferredoxin oxidoreductase subunit beta; this encodes MERKPVFNDWCPGCGNFGILRAEEMAIQELGVDFKKVVLVSGIGCSGKMPHFVNLPVGGVHTLHGRALAFATGIKLANPSLEVIVNVGDGDGLGIGMGHFVHLGRRNIDITLIVHDNGVYGLTKGQAAPTLERGIKTKSLPKPNINDAVNPLAVALSAGYTFIARAYAYDVIHLKEVIKRAIKHKGSAIIDVFQPCPTYNDINTKEWYDKRVYKLDKDPTWDPVVRKEEEKQSKFEKALLKSMEFGEKIPIGVFYENELVPTFEERLESNIPNYREFHPAAQPIEIEGIATTRIDELIKAKRI